The following coding sequences are from one Nicotiana tabacum cultivar K326 chromosome 1, ASM71507v2, whole genome shotgun sequence window:
- the LOC107759812 gene encoding GDP-fucose transporter 1-like, with translation MSAIRFDASKQYYATSSLVVGYALCSSLLAVINKFAITNFNYPGLLTALQYLTSALGVWVLGKFGLLHHDPFTLENAKKFLPAALVFYMAIFTNTNLLRHANVDTFIVFRSCTPLLVAVADTAFREQPCPSKLTFLSLVVILGGAVGYVATDSGFTLTAYSWAFAYLVTITTEMVYIKHMVTNLGLNTWGFVFYNNLLSLMMAPLFWIITGEYVDVFIAMGSNEGTLFNPVAFVAVSLSCVFGLLISFFGFAARKAISATAFTVTGVVNKFLTVAINVLIWDKHASPFGLMCLLFTIAGGVLYQQSVTGVSTTPPQRDSAVSKQDNKNDHHNYGDSDEEKGISGKISGL, from the coding sequence ATGTCTGCAATCAGATTTGATGCGTCAAAGCAATATTATGCTACCAGCAGTCTTGTGGTTGGATATGCCCTCTGTTCCAGCTTGCTTGCTGTGATTAACAAGTTTGCTATAACCAACTTCAACTACCCAGGTCTTCTTACTGCATTGCAATACCTAACTTCAGCTTTAGGGGTTTGGGTTTTAGGAAAATTTGGGCTGTTGCATCATGATCCGTTTACGTTGGAGAATGCCAAGAAATTCTTGCCTGCTGCCCTTGTTTTTTACATGGCAATATTCACCAACACCAATCTTTTGCGCCATGCCAATGTGGATACTTTCATTGTCTTTAGATCCTGTACGCCTCTGCTTGTTGCTGTTGCTGATACAGCTTTTAGAGAGCAACCATGCCCGTCAAAGTTGACGTTTCTCTCTTTGGTGGTCATTTTGGGAGGTGCTGTTGGGTATGTTGCTACAGATTCAGGTTTTACTCTGACTGCTTATTCTTGGGCGTTTGCGTACTTGGTAACCATTACAACCGAGATGGTCTATATTAAACATATGGTAACTAATCTGGGGCTGAATACTTGGGGCTTCGTGTTCTACAACAATTTGTTGTCATTGATGATGGCTCCTTTATTTTGGATTATTACTGGGGAGTATGTTGATGTGTTCATTGCTATGGGATCAAATGAAGGGACATTGTTTAACCCTGTTGCCTTCGTTGCAGTCTCATTATCCTGTGTGTTTGGACTGCTCATCAGTTTCTTTGGATTTGCTGCAAGGAAAGCAATCTCCGCTACTGCTTTTACAGTAACCGGGGTGGTGAATAAGTTCTTGACAGTTGCCATTAATGTTCTCATTTGGGATAAGCATGCTAGTCCGTTTGGTTTGATGTGCTTGTTGTTTACTATTGCTGGAGGTGTTCTTTATCAGCAATCTGTAACTGGTGTTAGTACCACTCCACCACAACGGGATTCTGCTGTGTCTAAGCAGGACAATAAGAATGACCACCACAACTATGGAGATAGTGATGAAGAGAAAGGAATATCCGGTAAGATTTCTGGTCTATAA